In one Mucilaginibacter ginsenosidivorax genomic region, the following are encoded:
- a CDS encoding N-acetylmuramoyl-L-alanine amidase, producing MKNTAYYILPLAILLTVASCSPKVLPYAATNKVYNHQTDSLLEVFAREQPAMLVDSLGMPIPSEWIGTVNFNARKPNYVIIHYTAQDSLAQTIKTFTLVKPQVSAHYVVGKDGKVVHMLNDYLRAWQAGISKWGSITDMNSCSIGIEIDNNGHEPFTDPQVRSLLALLAQLKKAYNIPTANFIGHQDIAPARKPDPGPLFPWKLLAAKGFGYWPDELLELPPDNFDYATALRLIGYDTSNLPAAITAFKRHFVQIEDSPTMGQLDLNVLYNVYRKYAP from the coding sequence ATGAAAAATACCGCTTATTATATACTGCCCCTGGCTATTTTGTTAACCGTGGCATCATGCTCGCCCAAGGTACTGCCCTACGCAGCCACCAACAAGGTATACAACCACCAAACCGATTCGCTGCTGGAAGTGTTTGCCCGCGAGCAGCCTGCCATGTTGGTTGATAGCCTGGGCATGCCCATCCCCAGCGAATGGATTGGCACCGTTAACTTTAACGCCCGCAAGCCCAATTATGTAATTATCCATTATACCGCGCAGGATTCGCTGGCGCAAACCATTAAAACCTTTACGCTGGTAAAACCGCAGGTGAGCGCCCATTACGTGGTGGGCAAGGATGGCAAAGTGGTACACATGCTTAACGATTACCTGCGCGCCTGGCAGGCCGGCATCAGCAAGTGGGGCAGCATTACCGATATGAACAGCTGCTCGATAGGTATCGAGATTGATAACAACGGCCACGAGCCTTTTACCGACCCGCAGGTACGCAGCCTGCTGGCGCTGCTGGCTCAGCTTAAAAAGGCCTATAACATCCCCACAGCCAACTTCATCGGTCACCAGGATATTGCCCCCGCCCGCAAGCCCGATCCGGGCCCGCTATTCCCCTGGAAACTACTGGCCGCCAAAGGCTTCGGCTACTGGCCCGACGAACTGCTTGAACTGCCCCCCGATAACTTTGACTACGCCACCGCCCTGCGCCTCATAGGCTACGATACCAGCAACCTGCCCGCCGCCATAACCGCCTTTAAACGCCATTTTGTACAAATTGAAGACAGCCCCACCATGGGCCAGCTGGATTTAAATGTACTTTATAATGTGTATAGGAAGTATGCCCCCTAA
- a CDS encoding DEAD/DEAH box helicase, with protein MPAVELGLYEQLINKLIANKLNLLSNEAFFIKSTQLDKEEAARYLSLYLSETIKFALNEIKDEHKTLKQIELSNKIIQLLITELPGVSLSENLIDNEGKILDAVFSKLDSPFADFNNRIKEITPYTRLSQSELFTGNNVGISLESEIKKEILSSDEICWLVSFIKYSGIRIFKEELEEFTNSGKKLRIITTSYMGATDVKAIEFLSNLKNTEIKVSYNSDHERLHAKAYLFVRNTGFTTGYIGSSNISRSALTNGLEWNLKVTSKEINHIIDKFKKTFETYWVDKDFEPYEFGKDKQKLRAALKQQKSYDKQSITSFFDLKPFPYQDEILEKLQSERIVHNRYKNLVVAATGTGKTVISAFDYRNFKNNNPRARLLFVAHRKEILEQAQNTFQHILKNANFGELWVDGQEPGNYEFVFASVQTLANQISKLALSPGFYDFIIIDEVHHIAASSYRPILAQFEPQVLLGLTATPERGDSEDILKGFCGVIAAEIRLPEALNRKLLSPFQYFALSDSVDLSKLSWKNGRYEINELTKLYTESDRRVGDILANCDKYLTDLHDVRALGFCVSMEHARYMAEKFNMEGLKADYLTSENSENRETIRERLRNKEINYLFVRDIFNEGVDIPEIDTVLFLRPTESLTIFLQQLGRGLRLAPNKDCLTVLDFVGNARPEYDFEHKFRALVGKTQTSIIKEIEDEFPHLPLGCSIVLEKKAKEVILKNIRAAIGFNRRQLVIKIQNFKHQSTLSLSLKNFIEFQHIELQLIYKKDNWKRLCVEAGVLPNFIEPNETEITSCIKRLLRCNSISYLKFLRELIESGFNAGNLSVGQDLMLLMFHYDVWQKAGPQLGFKSIQDSIKQIAQNPVMVSELLEVVNYLISKVDFIEKDIDLNFPSPLKVHSRYNRSQILVATGLHQFDKASSNREGVAANKELNIESLFVTLKKSEKEYSPSTLYDDYAINETLFHWQSQNATTPESAKGLSYINHNSQHKRILLFVREQNDDEFGFTMPYVFLGEANYIKSSGAKPMNIEWQLHEPMPAYIWKESGKLAIG; from the coding sequence ATGCCAGCAGTTGAATTAGGCTTGTACGAGCAATTGATTAATAAACTGATTGCCAACAAGCTAAACCTGTTGAGTAACGAAGCCTTTTTTATTAAAAGCACCCAACTGGATAAAGAGGAAGCGGCAAGGTATTTAAGTTTGTATTTATCCGAGACCATTAAATTCGCCTTAAATGAAATTAAGGACGAGCATAAAACACTCAAACAAATTGAACTCTCCAACAAAATCATTCAGTTATTAATAACAGAATTGCCGGGCGTTAGCCTTTCGGAAAACCTGATTGATAATGAAGGCAAAATATTGGATGCTGTTTTCTCTAAACTGGATTCGCCCTTTGCTGATTTTAATAACCGGATAAAAGAAATTACGCCTTACACACGGCTAAGCCAAAGCGAATTATTTACAGGTAATAACGTAGGGATTTCGTTAGAGAGCGAGATTAAAAAAGAGATTCTTTCTTCGGATGAAATTTGCTGGCTGGTATCGTTTATTAAATATTCGGGCATCCGCATATTTAAGGAGGAACTGGAAGAATTTACCAACAGCGGTAAAAAGTTGCGCATCATCACCACATCGTACATGGGTGCAACCGATGTAAAGGCAATTGAGTTTTTATCGAACTTAAAAAACACCGAGATTAAGGTATCCTATAATTCGGACCATGAACGGTTGCATGCCAAAGCGTATTTATTTGTCAGGAATACGGGCTTTACAACGGGCTATATTGGTTCATCCAACATATCCCGGTCGGCTTTAACCAACGGCTTAGAGTGGAACTTGAAAGTAACCTCCAAAGAGATTAACCACATTATTGATAAGTTTAAAAAGACTTTTGAAACGTACTGGGTTGATAAGGATTTTGAGCCCTATGAGTTTGGCAAAGACAAACAGAAATTAAGAGCTGCGCTAAAACAACAAAAATCGTACGATAAACAAAGCATCACCAGCTTTTTTGATTTAAAGCCTTTTCCGTACCAGGACGAAATTTTAGAGAAGCTACAATCGGAACGGATTGTACACAACCGTTATAAAAACTTAGTGGTTGCGGCTACAGGTACGGGTAAAACGGTAATATCGGCTTTTGATTATCGCAACTTTAAAAACAATAACCCGCGGGCGCGGCTGTTATTTGTAGCGCATCGTAAAGAGATTTTGGAGCAAGCCCAAAACACGTTTCAGCACATATTAAAAAACGCCAACTTTGGCGAGTTGTGGGTGGATGGGCAGGAGCCCGGCAATTACGAGTTTGTATTTGCATCGGTACAAACCCTGGCCAACCAGATCAGTAAACTGGCGCTATCACCCGGCTTTTATGATTTTATTATCATCGACGAGGTACACCACATAGCGGCATCAAGCTATCGCCCCATTTTGGCACAGTTTGAACCGCAGGTTTTATTGGGGCTAACAGCCACACCCGAGCGTGGCGACAGCGAAGATATTTTGAAAGGTTTTTGCGGCGTAATAGCTGCCGAAATACGATTACCCGAAGCGCTCAACAGAAAACTACTATCGCCGTTTCAATATTTTGCCTTATCGGATAGTGTTGATTTATCAAAACTATCCTGGAAAAATGGCCGGTACGAAATTAATGAGCTAACCAAACTTTATACCGAAAGCGACCGCAGGGTGGGCGATATTTTAGCCAACTGCGATAAATACCTTACCGACTTGCACGATGTAAGGGCCTTGGGCTTTTGCGTAAGCATGGAACATGCCCGCTACATGGCCGAGAAATTTAACATGGAAGGGCTTAAAGCGGATTACCTGACAAGCGAAAACTCGGAAAACAGGGAAACCATCAGGGAGCGGTTACGGAATAAAGAGATCAATTACCTTTTTGTACGCGATATTTTTAACGAGGGTGTCGACATTCCCGAAATTGATACCGTATTGTTTTTACGGCCGACCGAAAGCTTAACCATATTTCTGCAACAGTTAGGTCGTGGTTTACGCCTTGCCCCAAATAAAGACTGTTTGACCGTTTTAGACTTTGTAGGCAACGCCCGACCGGAGTACGACTTTGAACACAAATTCAGAGCGCTGGTGGGCAAAACCCAAACTTCGATAATTAAGGAGATTGAAGATGAATTTCCGCATTTGCCCTTAGGTTGCTCCATTGTGTTGGAGAAGAAAGCCAAGGAGGTGATCCTGAAAAACATCCGAGCCGCCATTGGCTTTAACCGCAGGCAATTGGTGATTAAAATTCAAAACTTTAAACATCAATCCACGCTGTCACTTTCCCTGAAAAACTTCATCGAGTTTCAGCATATCGAACTACAACTCATCTACAAAAAAGATAACTGGAAACGGCTATGTGTAGAAGCTGGTGTATTACCAAATTTCATCGAACCCAACGAAACCGAAATCACAAGCTGTATTAAACGCTTGTTGAGGTGTAACTCTATAAGCTACCTTAAGTTTTTGCGTGAACTAATTGAAAGCGGATTTAACGCAGGCAATTTATCGGTCGGGCAGGATTTGATGTTGTTAATGTTCCATTACGATGTTTGGCAAAAGGCCGGACCGCAATTGGGTTTTAAGTCGATACAGGATAGCATTAAACAGATTGCCCAAAATCCCGTGATGGTATCAGAATTATTGGAGGTGGTTAATTATCTGATCTCGAAAGTCGACTTTATCGAAAAAGATATCGACCTGAATTTTCCGTCGCCCCTTAAAGTGCACAGCAGGTACAACCGAAGCCAGATATTGGTAGCAACAGGTTTGCACCAGTTTGATAAAGCATCATCAAACCGGGAGGGCGTTGCAGCCAACAAGGAGTTGAATATCGAATCGCTGTTTGTCACCCTTAAAAAGTCGGAGAAAGAATATTCGCCATCTACCTTATATGATGATTATGCCATCAATGAAACCTTGTTTCATTGGCAATCGCAAAACGCCACCACGCCCGAATCGGCCAAGGGTTTATCGTACATTAACCACAATTCGCAGCACAAAAGAATTTTGCTTTTTGTCCGCGAGCAAAACGATGATGAATTTGGTTTTACAATGCCTTACGTTTTCTTAGGCGAAGCCAACTACATCAAATCGAGCGGCGCCAAACCCATGAACATAGAATGGCAATTGCACGAGCCTATGCCAGCCTATATTTGGAAAGAAAGCGGGAAGTTGGCGATTGGGTAA
- a CDS encoding (deoxy)nucleoside triphosphate pyrophosphohydrolase, translating to MLQVTCALIINAQNQILAAQRGQAMSLPLKWEFPGGKIEPGETAEDCLMREIKEELNIEISIIQALPSNTHTYPKITIELIPFICEHTSGEIILKEHAQYKWLHKNELLALDWADADVPIVKHYLNL from the coding sequence ATGCTCCAAGTAACCTGCGCCCTTATAATAAACGCTCAAAACCAAATCCTGGCCGCCCAACGCGGCCAAGCCATGAGCCTGCCTTTAAAATGGGAGTTCCCCGGCGGTAAAATTGAACCGGGAGAAACCGCTGAAGATTGCTTGATGAGAGAAATCAAAGAAGAATTAAATATCGAAATCAGCATTATACAAGCGTTACCATCCAACACCCATACCTACCCTAAAATCACCATCGAACTGATCCCTTTTATTTGCGAGCATACCAGCGGGGAAATAATATTGAAGGAACATGCGCAATATAAGTGGCTGCATAAAAATGAATTGTTAGCTTTGGATTGGGCAGATGCCGATGTGCCCATTGTAAAACATTACTTAAACCTTTAA
- a CDS encoding type II toxin-antitoxin system HicB family antitoxin gives MQAAQAQPELTLTGIMISDAEKTEITAYFAEFPEVIAQGSNTQEAKKNLLEAFRIMLEFKQSELEDDEHEEGDLLITKESFNLSIS, from the coding sequence ATGCAAGCGGCACAAGCACAACCAGAACTGACTTTGACTGGTATTATGATTTCAGACGCTGAAAAAACGGAGATAACTGCTTATTTTGCAGAGTTTCCAGAAGTAATCGCCCAAGGATCAAATACCCAAGAGGCAAAAAAAAACTTACTTGAGGCATTTAGAATAATGCTTGAGTTTAAACAAAGTGAATTAGAGGATGATGAACACGAGGAAGGCGATTTACTTATTACTAAAGAGTCATTTAATTTATCTATTTCATGA
- a CDS encoding UDP-N-acetylmuramoyl-tripeptide--D-alanyl-D-alanine ligase has protein sequence MITTQQLYQLYLQHPVISTDTRKIAAGSLFFALKGDKFDANTFAQQAIAAGAAYAVIDNPAYQLGDNYLLVADVLTALQDLARHHRRQLSIPVIGLTGTNGKTTTKELINAVLSQHFKTQATQGNLNNHIGVPLTILTIDASHQMAVIEMGANHQKEIELLCTIAQPSHGLITNVGKAHLEGFGGVEGVKKGKGELYDYLAPRPPEGGVSSPGGVTFINSDDQTLLDMAAARKLSNVVYYGTNTIDDLVSGQLIENSPLLALEYTNNKTGQSYTVKTQLTGAYNLHNILAAIAIGSYFNIPAEQINAGIEGYQPKNNRSQIVKTASNTLICDYYNANPSSMFVAIENVGKLQAPRKVLILGDMFEMGPESAAEHASVIQKALDTPVDERIFIGKDFAAAAQSIDHGLWTMGQNTCYATAEDAIAALKASPITHSTILIKGSRGMALERLVELF, from the coding sequence ATGATTACTACCCAGCAACTTTACCAGCTATACCTGCAGCACCCTGTTATCAGTACCGACACCCGCAAAATTGCCGCCGGCAGCCTGTTTTTTGCCCTTAAAGGCGATAAATTTGATGCCAACACCTTTGCCCAACAGGCCATTGCAGCAGGCGCAGCCTACGCCGTAATTGATAATCCCGCCTACCAGCTGGGCGATAATTATTTGCTGGTGGCCGATGTGCTTACCGCCCTGCAGGATCTGGCCCGCCACCACCGTCGCCAGTTAAGCATTCCCGTTATAGGCCTTACCGGCACCAACGGCAAAACCACCACTAAAGAGCTTATCAACGCCGTGCTATCCCAACACTTTAAAACCCAGGCCACTCAGGGCAATTTAAACAACCATATAGGCGTACCCCTCACTATTTTAACCATCGACGCCAGCCACCAGATGGCCGTTATCGAAATGGGGGCCAATCACCAAAAAGAAATCGAACTGCTTTGCACCATCGCCCAGCCATCGCACGGCTTAATAACCAACGTAGGCAAGGCGCACCTGGAAGGTTTTGGCGGGGTAGAGGGCGTGAAGAAAGGCAAAGGGGAATTATATGATTATTTGGCCCCCCGGCCCCCTGAAGGGGGAGTGAGCAGCCCAGGTGGCGTTACCTTTATTAATAGCGACGACCAAACATTGCTTGATATGGCTGCCGCCCGTAAGCTGAGCAACGTGGTATATTATGGCACCAATACTATTGATGATTTGGTGAGCGGGCAACTAATAGAAAACTCGCCCCTGCTTGCTTTGGAATACACCAACAATAAAACCGGGCAAAGCTACACCGTAAAAACCCAGCTCACCGGCGCATATAACCTGCATAACATTTTGGCGGCCATAGCCATAGGCAGCTATTTTAATATCCCTGCCGAGCAAATAAACGCCGGTATCGAAGGCTATCAGCCCAAAAACAATCGCTCGCAAATTGTGAAAACGGCAAGCAATACCCTTATTTGCGATTACTATAACGCCAACCCCAGCAGCATGTTTGTAGCTATAGAAAACGTTGGCAAGCTGCAGGCCCCACGCAAAGTACTCATCCTGGGCGACATGTTCGAGATGGGCCCCGAGTCGGCCGCCGAGCATGCCTCCGTGATCCAAAAAGCACTGGATACCCCGGTTGACGAACGCATTTTTATCGGGAAAGACTTTGCCGCTGCCGCTCAGTCCATCGACCATGGACTATGGACCATGGGCCAAAACACCTGTTACGCCACAGCCGAGGATGCCATTGCTGCATTAAAGGCCAGCCCCATCACCCATTCAACCATCCTCATCAAAGGATCGCGCGGTATGGCCCTGGAGCGGCTGGTGGAGTTGTTTTAA